GAAAACCTGCTTAAGATATCTGTGctccaaaaaggaaaaatgtcacacaaaacaagtgaaaaaaaattcagGCCTGCAGTAAACACAAGAAGAGGGAAAATAGCAAGAGCTATACACAAAGGAGTGAGCCAACTGTACTACagtaaacttaaaaaaacacccGTTGCCGAGCTGATTTCCGGAAACATAACACGAAGTCTGAACAAAAATGTTCTTAAAGTGATAAGTTCAGAGGTTAGTAAAGGGAAAAGAATTCATGATGATGTTTTCATGGAGATGCACCTCACTCAAAATATCATGAAGGAATGTGACTCCAAATTTTCCAAGATGCCTGGCTACATACAGCACTTTCAAGTTGACCCCTTTGGTGTACACATGTATACTGAAACAGGAGTAAGCATAGTTGTGCAACACCTGAGAAAGAAGATCCCGCTGACCTTATACCTAGATGCAACAGGTAATGTTGAAAGTTCCCGGGCAGACCAAAAAAGTCCTTTACTACTCTCTCACTCTTCCTGGAGGGGGTCCGAATGCACCTCCCCTCCCAGTCTGTGAAATGCTGACAAATGAACACTCTGTACCACCAATCACATTCTGGCTAATGCAGTTCTGCAGAAAACTGTCGCAGTACACAAAACTAAGAGTACATCAAGTTGAAACAGATTACAGCTGGGCACTAATGCAAAGTGTTCTTCTGTCATTCAACAGAGAGAGCATTGTTAGCTACATAGACAGGGCTTTTTCTATTTGTTCAAAACTGAAGACATGGAAGGACATCAGAATGTTTACAGTGCTACACATATGCTCTGCACACGTGATCAAAGCTGTCACTCAGTCAATTTcaagaaaaacagcagacaaaggATTGAAGGATTTCGCAACATTTGGTTTTGCCAGGTTACAAAACAGTACCTCAATGACGGCAGCACTCAAAATCTTCCGCTCACTGTGCACTGTACTAATTGGCAAATACAACAATGACATTGTCCTGAGTAATCTGAAAGTCATGCAGGacttaataaaaaaatgcaacattCCTGACATGGAAGAAACTGAAAAATTAGATGGCAGCCCCTTAgctcaggaggaagatgatgaagaaagaagaaatgcCCACACAATTGTTGGCAGATCTCCCTTCACATATGAGTTCAAGAGGGTCCTGGAGGAGGTACAGAGAGAGCTCGAAAAAACAGATGCCGAGAGCCCACATGATGAGGAAAATCCATACTTCTGCCCAGGCATTGTTGATGTCCTTTTTGAGAACTACCTTGGCATTTTTCCCCTGTGGAGTGGTCTGCTTTTGGGGAATTTGAAAAGGTATGCATCTGACAAAGAATATGACACATTTGGCCCAGGTAAAACAAGGGACACAAACTGCCATGTGGAGAGATGGTTTGGAATTGTCAAACAGTCAATTCTGAAAAAGCAGAGGCAACTGAGGCCAGCGACATTTGTCAGGAAAATGTATGGCTCTCTGCAGGGGAGATACAGAGAACACATCATGTCTCATAACTTCTCTGAGCAGTTACTCCTTAAACCCATGCTACCAAAAGACCTCACTCAATCTCAGGAGGGTTGGGCAAAGCGAGATGGAGCAAAGCCCCAGACTGCCAGTTCCAAATTTTATACTGCTCCAACCACTATTCCAGTTCCAAAGAGAGCAAAGTCAACTCTGAACACTGGCAAAGATCTTCAAGAGAGCGCAGATGGGAAGAACAGCAGCAATGTCCTCACAAGTAAAGGGTCCACGTCTGCCACAGAGGTACTTTTTTGCTGATCACTAAAATGAAATGACTGCTCAAAACAGATTAAAACCAAGTCAGAGTAATTTGCACTTTCCAGAGCTATACTAGCATTGCTAAGGAAGCATTTACAAACATTAAGCATCAGTGAGGCAGTTGTATTCACATCCAAGGTGTGTTCACCCCAGGACACAGTCTCCCATAAAATACTGACAGAATTTTAAATAATGTGAGAAAATATTCATGAATACAGAACGATGTGGGATAGTTTAATGGCAGCTTTCTCCataacaataatattattatgataataatctttatttatagagcacttctCAAAAACTACATTATATAGTGCTTCACAAAGGCAAAGATAAAGAAGTCATAAAACATCAGGTTTAAAACaaaagtccaaaaaacacaaaaacagataaaaccccaagtaaaatcaggaatgACTGTccgataaaagtatgttttaagaagggacttaaaagagatcacAGACTCAGGACAGTTGAATGTTGAAAGTATTGCAAATGCTGTATGAAGTGATTGCAGTTTCATTGTTCATATCCTTGTAGGTTGAGGCCCTTTGGACATGCAAACCAACCGAAGTTGTTGTGGCTGTTGTACGACATGCTGAACAGAAGCACAATTACACCCTGCGGCACAGAGAATTTCAGAGTTTGAGGCCTGATGAACTCATCGTAGGCGAGGCAAGTTTCTCATCAGAACTGATGTCACAGATTTATCTAAAATTAATCTACTTGTTGATGGATCAGTCCTTTAAAAATTATGTGAAAATGTTATGAGTTTTGCTGcataaaatgatttaacaaGTTGATTGTCGTGAAAGAAGGTCTGGAATGTGACTTCAGACAAACCAGTCTTTAGCTAAAGTGTTGCATCAATGACCCATTCTCAAACATGTTGACAACAATGtgattaaatatgaattaaCTTTAGTCTCTACACTACCATTACCAACAtaccaatatttttgtgtgattaATTTTCTCCAAAAGGTGATAGAATGTTACATTAGAGCCATCCTCAATTCTAAGGATACTGCTGGCCGACTCTACCTCATGAATCACTACACCGTGGGTGCAATTGTACATGGCACAAGAGAGCAGATGGCAAGGCAAGGGTTAAAAAAGGTGAGTGTaatcattattatattatcactTTAGTAGTCTTGTTTTTAACCAATACATTTATAATAGCCACTTCACCTTTTTGGTTGGTCCAGTGGAGGAAAATTCATAATATATTctcatcatttgtttttttggttcagTATATTACAAAAGAAATACAgtccttttttcattttcacacattttgtcAGGTCACATTTGATGACTATGATGGAGCCATTGGATTTGTCAACATAAGAAATGTGCACTGGAAGTTTGTGGTGAGTATAAAGCTACTTATAGTACTATGTGTCTTTACAGCATTTATGTATGGCTCATGGTTTGTCCATTTAAATGCTATCAACCTTGCAATTGCTATAAAGGTTTATGAATAcctataataaagtaaataaaactaCATAGATTACTATTAGTTGAATCTTTTAATAAAAGTTCATGTACTTTTATCAAATTTTATAATTAATCTACTCACAGACAATAAGAGGCTTACTGTGCATCAAGTTGTCAACTGCAGTTTTGAAGttttacattattattgttacctccaccaaggaggttatgttttcgccggtggtctgtttgtctgtctgtttgtttgtttgtttgtttgtttgtctgcaaaataactcaaaaagttatgaacggattttAATGCAATTTTCAGGAAATGTGGaaaatgggacaaggaacagatgataaaattttggtggtgattagTTGAAGCAAaggggataaaataataaataaagtctatggtctgacagcctcagcagcaattaacatggtgaaaatagcgccatctggtggccagAAAGCACatcttgttctacttgctaaaaatattgtttaaaaaagttgaaattaatgttctgtgttagaaatacaaaaaaaacattatattctggttagtaaaaaataaaaatgaaataaatacaccacagtctCTCCATAGTGAAGGCATATatttgtgatgcaggctgcaaaatatGATGCAGAAGGGGAGGGAATATCAGCTACTTggtggagatctgcactctgagtgcttttctagttttattattgttgctgttgttgttaatgACACATTTGAAGATGGTATATGGTTTAATGATGCTACCTTTTTATGTTACAGTATCTTCATGCCCTTTCAAACCACATTTTTGTGGTTGATCCTCTACAAGGGTCAAATGAAGTCGAGGACTCCAGAAAGGCTGGCTACAGATTTGGGTAATATTAAATAGATTATGGGAAGTAAATAGGTTACAAACACATTCTGTCAAGCCATAGAGTAAGCGCAAAGGTaaagcaaaaatgtattttactttCAACCTGTAGACAGTATTTCAAAATGCGCCGGAACAGACTTGGAAAGGAGGACTGGGTTAACATCAAGTGGCAGCCTGGCAAGATAACGCACACCTTCCAGAAAGATGACACCAGTTGTGGGATCTTTGTCATGCAGGTGATTCTATgcaatatgttttctttatgatAAAACAGCATGTAGTTTTACTATGTAAGATGATCGTACACAGTACACGTGTTGTTTTGCCATCTCTACAGATGGCCAAGATGACCGTGACACAGTTTCCAAACATCCCAAAGAGGTTTCACATTAACACATCCAAAAAATCTCTTCAAAATCTAAGAAGAGACATGGCAGAAGAAATTCTGAAAGGATCAGGTATTGCTCAAAATATTACATTGATATGTCAAACACTTCCTACAAACTTAACAGTAATAAAGACCTGTATTTCCTTTTTTGCAGTTTCAAAGGATGAGTTCTGTTCCTTCTGTGGCAATGAGGACCTGCCCAAGACTGCTGTTGATGCTGTCTGGGTGAGATTTAGACATCAATAGATAATCTGAATAGTGGATAATCAGTAGATAATCTGGGGTTAAGAACCAGACACAACATTAAATTATTCAAATATTATATACTTTTATGCATTACATAGAGGTAACATTTTCTTAATATGTTTAATGAATTTATCCCTGTAGATTCAGTGTGAAACTTGCACAAAATGGTTTCACATGAAGTGCCTTGGAATGACAGCGGCAACGACACCAAACACAGATACCCCTTGGTATTGTGTACTGTGCAACGACCCTAAATAAAGAGGCTGTAGGTGACTTTGGTGAGGTCTTACCTGAGATAGACTTTCTATGTAAAAATAGGACTGTGAACTTCTGTCATTAATAATGTAcagtgagatgtgtgtgtgtgtgtgtgtgtgtgtgtgtgtctattctAGGAACGTTCATTTTGCCGTAGTTATTTTTCATGTAATTTTACTGTATCACAGataatcaaaatgttgtttttgagtCTCTGATTGATTAACATTCCTACTAAAATTCccagaaattatgaaaaatgcctttctttcaaaccgAGTGTTGTAGTGGAATCAGCGGCTGGAAAACTGGGGTAGATATATGCAGGGCTGATGAGCTGATGGATTGCATGTGactggcttggtgtgtcagatcAGCAGTGACCAGGGAGCTGGAAGCAGAGGAGTGCCACGcccaccacacagacacagacacacagagaaacacacagggTGGCACAGGAGACACAAGGGTAGGggaaacacaagaaaaaaactgGAGGCCAGGCTGTGGCTGCAACAATTATAGTGAAGTTATTGATTAATATTACTTAGAAAAATTCCCAGAACTTATTAAAAATCCCTTTCATTCAAACCAAgtgttgtagtgtactctgtaggagaccaatgaagtgtggagtgagtttggtgaccctacactgcatcatattgaaattattgattaatattcctaagaaaaattgccagaaattatataaaatgcctttctttcaaaccaagtgctgtagtgtactctgtaggagaccaatgaagtgtggagtgagtttggtgacactacactccgtcatattgaaattattgattaatattcctaataaaaattgccagaaattatgtaaaatgcctttctttcaaaccaagtgctgtagtgtactctgtaggagaccaatgaagtgtggagcaAGTTTGGTGACattacactgcatcatattgaaattattgattaatattcctaataaaaattgccagaaattatgtaaaatgcctttctttcaaaccaagtgttgtagtgtactctgtaggagaccaatgaagtgtggagtgagtttggttacactacactgcatcatattgaaattattgattaatattcctaataaaaattgccagaaattatgtaaaatgcctttctttcaaaccaagtgttgtagtgtactctgtaggagaccaatgaagtgtggagtgagtttggtgaccctacactgcatcatattgaaattattgattaatattcctaagaaaaattgccagaaattatgtaaaatgcctttctttcaaaccaagtgctgtagtgtactctgtaggagaccaatgaagtgtggagtgagtttggtgaccctacactgcatcatattgaaattattgattaatattcctaagaaaaattgccagaaattatgtaaaatgcctttctttcaaaccaagtgctgtagtgtactctgtaggagaccaatgaagtgtggagtgagtttggtgacactacactgcatcatattgaaattattgattaatattcctaagaaaaattgccagaaattatgtaaaatgcctttctttcaaaccaagtgctgtagtgtactctgtaggagaccaatgaagtgtggagtgagtttggtgaccctacactgcatcatattgaaattattgattaatattcctaagaaaaattgccagaaattatgtaaaatgcctttctttcaaaccaagtgctgtagtgtactctgtaggagaccaatgaagtgtggagtgagtttggtgacactacactgcatcatattgaaattattgattaatattcctaagaaaaattgccagaaattatgtaaaatgcctttctttcaaaccaagtgctgtagtgtactctgtaggagaccaatgaagtgtggagtgagtttggtgaccctacactgcatcatattgaaattattgattaatattcctaagaaaaattgccagaaattatgtaaaatgcctttctttcaaaccaagtgctgtagtgtactctgtaggagaccaatgaagtgtggagtgagtttggtgacactacactgtaTTATAGTGACgttactgaatatttttgtaatatCTCTTTTCGGTGTTGCACTTTGTAGACGGTCCCTGCGCGCTGTGCTCAAAGCCGGCTGCACGTAAACACCAATGTTCTTGGTGTGGCTCAGAGGACGGCTCATTTTGATGAATATTATGTTGTAGCTCGTTGTCTATCTTACTACGAttgaaaatatgtgtgttttgtgttttaacaacGTTTCACTTAAGAGTTACTGATCCCGGAAGTTCGAATCTGCCAATATCTTTCCAactctgccttttgcatcagctgaggcttgaagtcacaacctctgagactaagaatcaactcctatctcactgagctaattagtcagtgtcATTTCATGTATAGCTTCACAAATTCACTAAGCcagaaaaatctgaaaatacacatattgcatctcgacagcatggagatgttggtaatttattttaacaatgattgatttgcttcgTAAGTGAAAAAttgatgtttaactagttgagctatgtgcaaagtgagaagcctcagatggtttcacactgaagtactGACACTagatctttgtgcaaagtttggtttattttcaagcatgagaaagcagattttctagcagaaaaaagacttgaagatgctgcacagtgatcagtcacgctcaggcaattttaagcaataaaCTGGAGCACAGGAAGACGGTCATCTActgctctgagctaattggcaagtagcaactcaacagtggcttcacaaattgagtaagccattcactgttgtgtaggaaagcagccatccatgCACGGAAaggcagatttaaaaaaactgtaaaaaaaaaaattcagttattaagacaaaaatctgaaaatacacatattgcatctagacagcatggagatgttggtaatttgtttgtaacaatgattgatttgctccataagtgaaaaactgatgtttaaaaatgccattttaacattgactccaattgttcacattagagcaaaattcaaaatgctgtcaaaaattcagtttttgagataaaattctgaaatttgccacacatcatctaccatgactctagaattttgtcattttgtcatcattttttttcatgaacattgaagatttatttagcaagaatttgcatgtatatgtttacagtaccgtttacagtcaaacattttgatgcactgtaggctcaatttttgataaatcaaaaatctgagaaacatagtttttgtaggacagtctgaagatgctctgtagcaagtttggtgtcaattgagcaaaaattgtgggaggagataggtttaagaagttttacagtttttgaaaaaaaaaaacagtgatgaacttcataatttttaataggtttaagtgtacaaaagtttcttcagtattggggctacagtttgatgaaagttgtgaagttgtagcacgtatggttgatttgttatgaatttttaaagttttgaactttagacgcttgctgaaGCGCCACCATCAGACCTATTGgtttgagtttacagctgaggatatctggcatgagactggacctttgtgcaaagtttggtgagttttcacccatgggaagtatgatttccccggaagaagaagaagaagaagaagaagatgaatacctaggattacaatagtgtcctggcagcttataAGGTGAAACATGGTAGTATTATTTTACATAGTATAGTACAATATTATAACGTAGAATACATGGATATAATGTTATACAATCAATAATAAATTTGATATAATTTATAACAAGATATACTTCCAAGATAATATTGGCATATATTGGATATTAGATATATTGATATCAGTATCagttatcagtcaaatgagttgttagaTATCGGCGTGTCGGTTATttgcaaaaaatccaatatcgtgcagaGATGTTGAAATACTATGTTAATACCCTTAATAGTCCGTTAATCACTAGGCATTCAGGAGGATATTAATCTGCATCTGCTCTAATAATCAATCAGTCATTTGGGTCATTTTTCATTCTCTGGTTTCAGCTTTTCATTAATCCTAGGGTCTGGGAAGTTGCGGCCATTTTctattagggctgcaacgattagtcaacttatcgatgactaatcgactattaaaataatcaatgactattagtagttgactaatcggtttgagtcatttctcatagaaaagtactataaaaatACCCTCAAAATActcttcttacgttcaaatattggcagctttacacactcttccATGACAGTGGgttaaaaccctttggcgtgagtacgaaacaagacattacaTGACATagttttggggtttgggagagacgggccgacatttttcaaaattttaacacatttttcgataaaatgattagtcgacttcaattagtcgactaatcattttatcgaaaaatatgttaaaatgaaataatcgacagattagtcgacaatgaaaataatcgctagttgcagccctattttccatattttctgacatattaTTTACCAAACAAGTGGCTGAGAAAAtgatcagcagattaatcattactcaaattaaaataacattgCACCCATTGTACATAGTTGTTGATAAGTGCTTTATGGTCCAGATGCTCTACAGCTGTTCCCGGGGGTTTTTGTTGGTAAAGGCTTTTCTCAAAGCCCAACAGCTTAAACTGTTCTCATTAGTGGCTTATATCTGATCTATAAAGGATTAGTAAATGATCTATTAACTTTATTAAAGCCGTTAGTCATATAACATATAAACCATTCATAAAGGGTGGAGTATTAGACAGttgttctttttaaatcaaAGCCTGAAAATAAGTGAAAATTGTCttacaaaatatataaagaagAGATCAGCTGTCACAACATCCTTGACAATAAAGCTTCCTATTTACACTCTTGTCATTAAAAAGTGATTCTGACATTACCCAGAGTTTTCCTCCTCTGTTTGTCCCTTCAGATCCGTACGTGTTGTTATGGCTCGCAGTTGGTCGGAGGAGTTCTCTCCCGGAAGGCAGAAGCAGACGTGTCATCCCAGCGGCTCGGGCAAcgtctgctgctgttttctgctcAGCTCAGTCACTGCAGGACGGTGCTGAGGCTGTTTGATGATCTGTCCATGCTGGCTTACTCCCACAGCTACGGGTTTGGAGGCGGGGTaagcaacacaacaacactCTGCTCCATCCTATTTTCATTCTTTAATATTTAGCCAGGGAGGGATTGATTAGCTTCCATTACACTAGATGGTTAATTTAATTGTCTTTTTGGAAAGTTTAAAGAATATAAAAGGGTTCTCTGTTCGTGTTCTGCACAAAATGGGCATCTGCTATTGTACTGGATAGTAGGTAAGTAAGTAAgggaactttatttataaaacacttTTCAAAACCAGAGTTACAAGGTGCTATGCAGTGCAAACAATAGAAAGTACACAGcagtcaaacacacaaattataacaacaataaaaactatacagaaaacaaacagccataactgtttcaaaataaacactgactATTTTGTTCCCATGAAGCTTTGACAGTGGTTGTGTTTGCTAAGACTCAGGATACACTGttgattattttaaaataacaaacctAAAGTTGTTTAATCTTTGTTAAAATGGCACAATGCTCACATTTTACCCATCAGCACTGCAGTAGATGTTAATTTATGAGTACAACATggacaattttttaaaaaaaacacatcattagttaccttttctgtgaaaacaataCTGATCTTGCAAACGATGATGtgatacataaacacacagtttcACCCTGTAATATGCAGCATTAATGCACGTGGCATAATGTCTCCCAAAGGAAGAGGACGCAGCTGTGCGCTGGATCTCGGTGCTGACCAACATGGCTGACCAGCTCTACTACCCCTCTGAACACATCGCCTGGGCCGCTGACGCCGAGCTCATCAAAGTCAAGTCTGACAAGTGGTGGCTGTTCAGCACGGTGCTGTGGGGGACTTCACTGCTGCTGGGAATACTCAGGTCTGAGGTCGTCTGTACACACACGTTAAATCAAATCTGAcggaaaacactgatttaaaattaaaatgccaGAAAGGCAAGTGTCACTTACATGCTgattcaaattaatatttaattactGCACTGAATATAAGGATAAGGCTGGAAAAaatccaccatgttgttctacagtagcccagaagggacaatccatacactggctctacataggGACATTTGTGTTCATCCAAGCATTTACACGCTTgtcacatgggagaagtttttgttctgcaacctcactgctagatgccgaTAAATCTTGTACACTAGATCTTGACTTGCAAAATGCTGATCATGTTAACAAAATAATTTGTAAGATTGAGCCTTGACTTAGTCACCTGCTTTACTTGCTGAATTTGGAGCAAATGGCCATGAAACACAGTCAGTCTGAGCTGAAGTGTGATGTGAATCTTTTGCTCCTCAGATCACTCCGCGTTCTGCTGCTACTGAAGAAGAAGCTGAGGAGATGTGAAAGGGATGGAGAAGGCAACAGGTGTTGTATCTACAGTTTCCTTTCAAGTGTTTACTCTCTTTGCCATCAGTCTAGAGGAAGACAAAATGTTCTGATGAACCGCTGTGTTTTTCTCCCGCAGTCGCTCTCAGCTCCGCAGACAGATGCGAGGGGAGGCCCTCTCCATCCTCAGCAGCATGGCTGACCTCAGTAACGCCATTCACTGGATGCCGCCCGGCTTCCTGTGGGCAGGACGATTCCCTAACTGGCTGGTGGGGCTGATGGGCACCATCTCATCTCTGATTGGTTTGATTCAGATGAATGCCGGAGATAGTGATGAGACAGACAGCGCATAGTCTTCACCTCACAGTGAGGAGTAGCTCAGGTGAATGAATCATGTGTACTGGTGGAAAATGCTGAATGAAAGGATGAGCGGCAGAAATTTACTGTGATCAGACTTCAGTCGGACTGTCAGTGGAGTTTAATGTCTATTTTGAactgaaaatgtctgaaaaagatAAAATCATCTTGACCTAATACTAGTAGAGTTGTAGCTAATCATCCAAGTGCTTCATCAGATGTGACTGGAAGCCTCTTGATCTTCAGTTCAGTCAGTCATCGAACAGTTTGCGGAGAGACTTGATGATGAGATTAATCAATCTAATGTACCTTTACTAAACTCGTCTTTCTCAGTGGCATCACAATCACAcaaattgaatttattttcaGCTCGTGTTGTTACATGCAGATGAAAGTATTCACATAGCATTTTAGCATGGTGTAGGGTTTCCTCAGAAAGCAGTATTCGGTCAGCATCACAACTAAGTCCTAATGACATTGTAGTTAACTGGGGGCAGCTCCTGGATAAATCAACTTATTAAGCACATTAAGTACCTCCTACTTACTCTACAGGGACAGcagtggttgtgtttagaaatTAAAGCTGTGTAGATACAATGAGATTGTGGGAAGAGTGGTAAATTGTTGCCTTATGTGCATACACACTCCATACACCTAATGTTCAATCGTACATTCTTTCTTCTACAGTGCAGATTCATAAATAGTGGATTAgtcatttcactttttttttgtgatttttacaAGTGGGTTAGTTGGATCATTTAAGTAAGAATTAGATTTCTGTCACATCATCTTTAAAAGGACCAACTTAAATGTTGTAATATCCTCAAGCTACAGCACAGTAACTGTAGTCATGAATAAGCTCCTCTGGTGTTGAAATAAGCTTATTTGTGTTTGAGAATCAGTAGAAAACAGCCCACAGTTACACTAATAAGGTTTTATATGGAAACAGTCTGTGTCACTGGTGAAACGAGACGGAAGCTGCCTGGAGTCAAATGTTATTTCAATTATGTAAactaattttttaaataaattgagTTGTCTGTGCTCTGTTGGATCGTTTTGTGGGTGTTTGATTGAGCAGGTCTGAAAGGCTCAACATGACGTGTGCAACCGTTGCCTTCAAGTGCTGACGGACGGATCCGGATTGAAAATACGGGTACAGCAAATTATACACCGTGTGGT
This sequence is a window from Epinephelus lanceolatus isolate andai-2023 chromosome 6, ASM4190304v1, whole genome shotgun sequence. Protein-coding genes within it:
- the LOC144463675 gene encoding uncharacterized protein LOC144463675 produces the protein MQQVMLKVPGQTKKVLYYSLTLPGGGPNAPPLPVCEMLTNEHSVPPITFWLMQFCRKLSQYTKLRVHQVETDYSWALMQSVLLSFNRESIVSYIDRAFSICSKLKTWKDIRMFTVLHICSAHVIKAVTQSISRKTADKGLKDFATFGFARLQNSTSMTAALKIFRSLCTVLIGKYNNDIVLSNLKVMQDLIKKCNIPDMEETEKLDGSPLAQEEDDEERRNAHTIVGRSPFTYEFKRVLEEVQRELEKTDAESPHDEENPYFCPGIVDVLFENYLGIFPLWSGLLLGNLKRYASDKEYDTFGPGKTRDTNCHVERWFGIVKQSILKKQRQLRPATFVRKMYGSLQGRYREHIMSHNFSEQLLLKPMLPKDLTQSQEGWAKRDGAKPQTASSKFYTAPTTIPVPKRAKSTLNTGKDLQESADGKNSSNVLTSKGSTSATEVEALWTCKPTEVVVAVVRHAEQKHNYTLRHREFQSLRPDELIVGEVIECYIRAILNSKDTAGRLYLMNHYTVGAIVHGTREQMARQGLKKVTFDDYDGAIGFVNIRNVHWKFVYLHALSNHIFVVDPLQGSNEVEDSRKAGYRFGQYFKMRRNRLGKEDWVNIKWQPGKITHTFQKDDTSCGIFVMQMAKMTVTQFPNIPKRFHINTSKKSLQNLRRDMAEEILKGSVSKDEFCSFCGNEDLPKTAVDAVWVRFRHQ
- the pex11g gene encoding peroxisomal membrane protein 11C is translated as MQPSLESLVRLLESYRGRDKVIRTCCYGSQLVGGVLSRKAEADVSSQRLGQRLLLFSAQLSHCRTVLRLFDDLSMLAYSHSYGFGGGEEDAAVRWISVLTNMADQLYYPSEHIAWAADAELIKVKSDKWWLFSTVLWGTSLLLGILRSLRVLLLLKKKLRRCERDGEGNSRSQLRRQMRGEALSILSSMADLSNAIHWMPPGFLWAGRFPNWLVGLMGTISSLIGLIQMNAGDSDETDSA